One window of Agarivorans sp. Alg241-V36 genomic DNA carries:
- the urtE gene encoding urea ABC transporter ATP-binding subunit UrtE, with protein sequence MLELSQVDSHYGASQALYNVGLSAEPGKISCVLGRNGVGKTTLLKALAGQQSISAGSIMFNGKDISKMSPAQRAKQGIAIVPQGREIFGQLTVLENLKTGFSVLPKSERFIPDEIFRLFPVLKQMLARRGGDLSGGQQQQLAIARALIMRPKLLMLDEPTEGIQPSIIKDIQKVLALLRDRGEMAIVLVEQYFDFAVALADNYTVLDRGNVVLQGSKDEVDEADVKRWMSV encoded by the coding sequence ATGCTAGAACTTTCTCAAGTTGATAGCCATTACGGGGCCAGTCAAGCGCTTTACAATGTAGGCTTAAGTGCCGAGCCTGGCAAAATAAGTTGTGTGCTCGGGCGCAACGGAGTGGGTAAAACTACCTTGCTTAAAGCCTTAGCGGGACAACAAAGCATTAGCGCCGGCAGTATTATGTTTAACGGTAAAGACATTAGCAAAATGTCGCCAGCTCAACGGGCTAAACAAGGCATTGCTATTGTGCCGCAAGGGCGTGAGATATTTGGCCAACTAACGGTGCTGGAGAATCTTAAAACGGGATTCTCGGTACTGCCAAAATCAGAGCGTTTTATTCCCGACGAAATCTTTCGTTTATTCCCGGTGTTAAAGCAAATGCTGGCGCGCCGAGGCGGCGATTTATCGGGGGGGCAGCAGCAACAATTAGCGATAGCTCGGGCACTAATTATGCGCCCAAAATTGCTAATGTTGGACGAACCCACCGAGGGGATTCAACCTTCAATTATTAAAGACATCCAAAAGGTATTGGCACTACTGCGCGATCGCGGCGAAATGGCGATTGTATTAGTAGAGCAATATTTTGATTTTGCGGTAGCCCTTGCCGACAACTACACCGTATTAGATCGCGGTAACGTAGTGTTGCAAGGCAGCAAAGACGAAGTAGATGAAGCCGATGTTAAGCGCTGGATGAGTGTTTAA
- the urtD gene encoding urea ABC transporter ATP-binding protein UrtD has protein sequence MRSVHIPQDTILYVDGVTKSFDGFKALNSLSLILEPGQMRAIIGPNGAGKTTMMDVITGKLRPDEGTVFFNNDIDLTQHDEAEIANIGIGRKFQKPSVIENLTVFENLELALAGRRGVFESLIHKLSSSDNKQIGDTLALIRLADKQDWQAGSLSHGQKQWLEIGMLIMQEPQLLLIDEPAAGMTDEETALTAELFKELAKKHSLVVVEHDMDFVKALDCPVTVLHEGSVLAQGSLEQVQQNQQVIEVYLGR, from the coding sequence ATGCGTAGTGTACATATTCCTCAAGACACCATTTTGTATGTAGACGGTGTAACCAAAAGCTTTGATGGTTTTAAAGCCTTAAACAGCTTGTCATTGATTTTAGAACCCGGCCAAATGCGCGCCATTATTGGCCCTAATGGCGCCGGTAAAACCACTATGATGGATGTGATTACCGGCAAGCTTCGCCCCGATGAAGGCACAGTGTTTTTCAACAATGACATCGACCTAACCCAACACGACGAAGCCGAAATTGCCAACATTGGCATTGGCCGAAAGTTTCAAAAACCCTCGGTAATCGAAAACCTCACGGTGTTCGAAAACCTGGAGTTGGCCTTGGCGGGGCGTCGTGGCGTGTTCGAGTCATTAATACATAAATTGTCCTCTAGCGATAACAAGCAAATTGGCGATACCTTAGCCTTAATTCGCTTAGCCGATAAGCAAGATTGGCAGGCTGGCTCTTTATCACATGGCCAAAAACAGTGGCTAGAGATTGGCATGTTAATCATGCAAGAGCCGCAGTTGTTGTTAATTGACGAACCCGCCGCCGGTATGACCGACGAAGAAACCGCCCTTACCGCCGAACTATTTAAAGAGCTCGCCAAAAAGCACTCTTTGGTAGTGGTAGAGCACGATATGGATTTTGTAAAAGCCCTCGATTGCCCAGTAACGGTGCTACACGAAGGTTCGGTACTCGCCCAAGGTAGCCTTGAGCAAGTGCAACAAAATCAGCAAGTCATCGAAGTTTACTTAGGGCGTTAG
- the urtC gene encoding urea ABC transporter permease subunit UrtC, with the protein MPKSVLVRFLVKDKVGNAMLLALLLSAILVPIMSLALSPENPMHLSSYWVTLLGKYLCYALLAIAVDLVWGYCGILSLGHGAFFALGGYAMGMYLMRQIGDRGVYANPELPDFMVFLDWSELPWYWMGFDMFPFAMLMVFLAPGILAFIFGYLAFRSRVTGVYLSIITQALTYALMLAFFRNDMGFGGNNGLTDFKDILGFSLQADSTRAVLFALSALALAGAYVLCRWIVNSKLGRVLIAVRDSESRTRFIGYRVERFKLFVFVVSAMLAGVAGALYVPQVGIINPGEFAPLNSIESIVWVAVGGRGTLFGAVFGALLVNFGKSWFTGAFPELWLFFLGALFVVTTLWLPKGVVGLYGSIKAKLQERAATKPSAVSVEKPVVAESKTSKEQPSEGAANA; encoded by the coding sequence ATGCCTAAGTCTGTATTAGTTCGATTTTTAGTGAAAGACAAAGTGGGCAACGCCATGTTGCTGGCTTTGTTATTGTCAGCGATTTTAGTGCCGATAATGAGCTTGGCACTAAGCCCAGAAAACCCAATGCATTTAAGCTCGTACTGGGTAACTTTGTTAGGTAAATATCTGTGTTACGCGCTATTAGCGATTGCCGTTGATTTGGTGTGGGGTTATTGCGGTATTTTAAGTTTGGGACACGGCGCGTTTTTTGCGCTGGGCGGCTATGCCATGGGCATGTACTTGATGCGCCAAATTGGCGACCGTGGTGTATATGCCAACCCAGAATTACCCGACTTCATGGTATTCCTCGATTGGTCGGAATTGCCATGGTATTGGATGGGCTTTGATATGTTCCCCTTTGCCATGTTAATGGTGTTTTTAGCACCGGGCATTTTAGCCTTCATCTTTGGCTACTTGGCCTTCCGTTCGCGAGTTACTGGGGTTTACCTATCGATTATTACCCAAGCACTTACCTATGCGCTGATGTTGGCGTTTTTCCGCAATGACATGGGCTTTGGTGGTAATAACGGTTTAACCGATTTCAAAGACATTCTTGGTTTTAGTTTGCAAGCCGATTCAACCCGGGCGGTACTATTTGCCTTAAGTGCTTTGGCTTTGGCCGGTGCTTATGTGCTGTGTCGTTGGATAGTGAACTCTAAGCTTGGTCGAGTATTGATTGCGGTGCGTGACAGTGAAAGCCGTACCCGTTTTATTGGTTACCGCGTAGAGCGCTTTAAGCTGTTTGTATTTGTGGTTTCAGCCATGTTGGCTGGCGTAGCAGGTGCTTTGTATGTGCCACAAGTGGGCATTATTAACCCTGGTGAATTTGCTCCGCTTAACTCTATCGAAAGTATAGTTTGGGTAGCTGTTGGTGGCCGTGGCACCTTGTTTGGTGCAGTGTTTGGCGCGCTATTGGTTAACTTTGGTAAATCTTGGTTTACCGGTGCATTCCCAGAACTATGGTTGTTCTTCTTAGGTGCGTTGTTTGTGGTTACTACCTTGTGGCTACCAAAAGGCGTAGTGGGTTTGTACGGCAGCATTAAAGCTAAGTTGCAAGAGCGAGCCGCGACTAAACCTAGCGCTGTTAGCGTTGAGAAACCTGTAGTAGCAGAAAGCAAAACCAGCAAAGAACAACCATCGGAGGGAGCAGCAAATGCGTAG